The following proteins are encoded in a genomic region of Solea senegalensis isolate Sse05_10M linkage group LG5, IFAPA_SoseM_1, whole genome shotgun sequence:
- the zgc:65851 gene encoding low molecular weight neuronal intermediate filament, with translation MSYSSDIYTSSSYRKIFGDAPRSGRVGLGGGTSPSRLHPAGYRSSHRNYGSPSVVSSTSYRRSAAPGRVYSSMADSGMDLSQSTAVTNELKIIRTNEKEQLQGLNDRFVSFIEKVHNLEQQNKVLEAEVTLLRQRHNEPSRLHELYEQEIRELRARVEELTHEKSQMHLDCVQMNDTLERVREKLDEETRMREEAENALKGYRKDVDDATLARLELEKKVESLLDEIAFLRKVHEEELQELQTSLQATQVSVEMDMSKPDLAAALKDIRSQYETLSSRNQVQTEEWYRSKFATVTETAARNQDAIKHSKEELSEYRRQVQARTLEIEALRGHNEALERQIAEMEDRHNNEMGEMQDTIQQLEGALHSTKGEMSRHLREYQDLLNVKMALDIEIAAYRKLLEGEECRLSSVGGAMVHSGYSGFSYMSARSYTLGASRKSDAKPEEEEEEADEEEKEEEEEEGEEEGEEGDDQEEGEDGEEEEEEEEEEEEKPKEKEKKSPTGKSSKS, from the exons ATGAGTTACTCCAGTGATATTtacaccagcagctcctatCGGAAGATCTTTGGAGATGCCCCACGCTCCGGCCGCGTGGGTCTCGGTGGCGGCACCAGCCCGTCCCGCCTGCACCCTGCGGGATACCGCAGCAGCCACCGCAACTATGGTTCCCCCTCCGTGGTGTCCTCCACCTCCTACCGCAGGTCAGCGGCGCCCGGCCGCGTCTACTCCTCAATGGCGGACTCCGGCATGGACCTGAGTCAGTCCACCGCCGTCACCAACGAGCTCAAGATCATCCGCACCAACGAGAAGGAGCAGCTGCAGGGTCTCAACGACCGCTTCGTGTCCTTCATCGAGAAGGTGCACAACCTGGAGCAGCAGAACAAAGTCCTGGAGGCGGAGGTGACTCTGCTGCGCCAGCGCCACAACGAGCCCTCCCGCCTGCACGAGCTCTACGAGCAGGAGATCCGCGAGCTGCGGGCGCGCGTGGAGGAGCTGACGCACGAGAAGAGCCAGATGCACCTGGACTGCGTGCAGATGAACGACACCCTGGAGCGCGTGCGGGAGAAGCTGGATGAGGAGACCAGGATGCGCGAGGAGGCGGAGAACGCGCTGAAGGGTTACCGCAAGGACGTGGACGACGCCACCCTCGCGCGcctggagctggagaagaaaGTGGAGTCACTGCTGGACGAGATCGCCTTCCTCAGGAAAGTTCAcgaggaggagctgcaggagctgcagacTTCTCTGCAGGCCACGCAG GTGTCAGTGGAGATGGACATGAGTAAACCGGACCTGGCTGCGGCGCTGAAGGACATCCGCTCTCAATACGAGACCCTGTCCTCCAGGAACCAGGTCCAGACCGAGGAGTGGTACCGCTCTAAGTTTGCCACCGTGACCGAGACGGCCGCGCGCAACCAGGACGCCATCAAGCACTCAAAGGAGGAGCTGAGCGAGTACCGCCGCCAGGTGCAGGCTCGCACCCTGGAGATCGAGGCCCTCAGGGGCCACAACGAGGCCCTGGAGAGGCAGATCGCTGAGATGGAGGATCGTCATAACAATGAAATGGGAGAGATGCAG gatacCATTCAGCAGCTGGAGGGCGCTCTGCACAGCACCAAAGGAGAAATGTCCCGTCACCTGCGCGAGTACCAGGACCTGCTCAACGTCAAGATGGCGCTGGACATTGAGATCGCCGCCTACAG gAAGTTGCTGGAAGGCGAGGAGTGTCGCCTCAGCTCTGTAGGTGGAGCCATGGTCCATTCAGGCTACTCCGGCTTCTCCTACATGTCGGCCCGCTCCTACACCCTGGGAGCGTCCAGGAAATCCGATGCCAAGcccgaggaggaggaagaggaggcagatgaggaggagaaggaggaagaggaggaagagggagaagaggagggagaggagggagatgaCCAGGAGGAGGGCGAGGacggggaagaggaggaggaggaagaggaggaggaggaggagaagccaaaggagaaggagaagaagagtccCACCGGCAAGAGCAGCAAGAGTTAA